A stretch of Aerococcaceae bacterium zg-252 DNA encodes these proteins:
- a CDS encoding NAD(P)H-dependent oxidoreductase, with translation MKLIGLVGTNSSKSTNRQLLQFMSKHFTDKVEIEVLEISHLPFFDKPQSMIVPDIVKELAAKIEEADGVIISTPEYDHAVPAALMNALAWLSYGIHPLLNKPIMITGASYGTLGSSRAQAHLHQILNSPEIKARVMTGSDYLLAHSLQAFDANGDMINEESKEKLSKALDDFRVFVKITQQLSNTYDLLAKEVENFDWEKL, from the coding sequence ATGAAATTAATTGGACTCGTTGGTACAAATTCTTCTAAATCAACCAACCGACAACTATTACAATTTATGTCAAAACATTTTACTGACAAAGTAGAAATCGAAGTACTAGAAATTAGTCACTTACCCTTCTTTGACAAACCGCAATCGATGATTGTACCGGACATTGTGAAAGAATTAGCAGCAAAAATTGAAGAGGCAGACGGTGTTATTATTTCGACACCTGAGTATGATCACGCAGTACCTGCTGCATTAATGAATGCTTTAGCTTGGTTATCATACGGTATTCACCCATTATTGAATAAACCAATCATGATTACTGGTGCATCATATGGAACTCTTGGTTCTTCTCGTGCTCAAGCGCACCTACATCAAATTCTTAACTCCCCTGAAATTAAAGCTCGTGTTATGACCGGATCTGATTATTTATTAGCACACTCTTTACAGGCTTTTGATGCAAATGGCGACATGATTAATGAAGAAAGCAAAGAAAAATTATCGAAAGCACTCGATGATTTCCGTGTCTTTGTAAAAATTACACAACAATTATCAAATACATATGACTTATTAGCAAAAGAAGTCGAAAACTTCGATTGGGAAAAATTATAG
- a CDS encoding MFS transporter produces MLKEKSVSSKVSLSEKVTFGFGNLAANLMITTANGFITYFYTDVVGLTIGVVGTILLFARVFDGVSDLVAGAVVDRTATATGKARPWIKRMILPYGLALILLFTSPAFLPEGMKAIYAFVTYVISLAGVYTFTMVPYNTLIGTTTSDPKERGFLSTSRTIFGFVGAFAVNGAVLKIVESFGSVTDASSWTKMAAVFALLSIVLLTLLYSNSKERVLESSEALSADRAQKVSTSDNIKALLKNKYWVIMILSMLISFINAGLGGINIFYAQWILGDISKVALLGMLSFAPIIAGSFIVPIFMAKMSKRNVMLLGSFVILVGLIILALFPTDFTMICVGLIIRGLGTAPSAVAGFAMLGDIADYGEWKTGIRSDGLIFSAATFGEKVGSGLGGWILGIIMAMAGYVAKAPTQTAAALFSIKAIFAYIPIIFTVITIVLMFFYDLDNKMPEILKDIQSRLTGSDNA; encoded by the coding sequence ATGTTAAAAGAGAAAAGTGTATCATCCAAAGTATCTTTGAGTGAAAAAGTAACTTTTGGATTTGGAAATTTAGCAGCGAATTTAATGATTACAACTGCGAATGGATTTATAACTTATTTTTACACAGATGTCGTGGGGTTGACAATTGGCGTAGTAGGAACGATTCTTTTGTTCGCTAGGGTGTTTGACGGAGTTTCAGATTTAGTTGCTGGAGCGGTTGTTGACCGAACAGCAACAGCTACGGGTAAAGCAAGACCTTGGATTAAGCGTATGATTTTACCGTATGGGTTAGCACTTATTTTACTTTTTACGTCTCCGGCATTTTTACCTGAGGGAATGAAAGCAATCTATGCTTTTGTGACTTATGTAATTTCTTTGGCAGGGGTCTATACTTTTACAATGGTTCCTTATAATACTTTGATTGGAACAACAACTTCTGACCCTAAAGAACGTGGATTTCTATCTACTTCTAGAACAATTTTTGGTTTTGTAGGTGCGTTTGCTGTTAACGGTGCAGTATTAAAAATTGTAGAAAGTTTTGGTTCAGTAACAGATGCATCTTCATGGACTAAAATGGCAGCTGTATTTGCACTTCTTTCAATTGTCTTATTAACACTACTGTATAGCAATTCTAAGGAGCGTGTTCTTGAAAGTAGCGAAGCATTAAGTGCAGATAGAGCACAAAAAGTTTCGACTTCAGATAATATTAAGGCACTTTTAAAAAATAAATATTGGGTTATTATGATTTTGTCAATGCTTATTAGTTTCATCAATGCTGGTTTGGGTGGCATTAACATCTTTTATGCACAGTGGATTTTAGGAGATATTAGTAAAGTAGCATTGTTAGGTATGCTATCATTTGCACCAATTATTGCAGGAAGTTTTATTGTTCCGATTTTTATGGCGAAAATGTCTAAACGCAATGTGATGTTATTAGGGAGTTTTGTTATTTTAGTAGGACTTATTATTTTGGCATTGTTCCCAACTGACTTTACGATGATTTGTGTCGGACTGATTATTCGTGGATTAGGAACTGCTCCGAGTGCAGTGGCAGGATTTGCGATGTTAGGGGATATTGCAGACTACGGTGAGTGGAAAACAGGTATTCGTTCAGACGGTTTAATTTTCTCTGCCGCTACTTTTGGTGAAAAAGTTGGTTCTGGACTTGGTGGTTGGATTTTAGGTATTATTATGGCAATGGCTGGTTATGTAGCGAAAGCACCAACACAAACAGCAGCGGCATTATTTTCAATTAAGGCAATTTTTGCATACATTCCGATTATTTTTACAGTTATCACGATTGTATTAATGTTCTTCTATGATTTAGATAATAAAATGCCAGAAATTTTGAAAGATATTCAATCTCGTTTAACGGGTAGTGATAATGCTTAG
- a CDS encoding Mur ligase family protein, which translates to MSFKSTLAHSAGKLTRWALTTFTRGGSSLPGKVATTIDPNILSYLAKDYHVIIITGTNGKTLTTALTVQALQTTFTHIITNPTGSNMAQGIVSTFLSAPTLPKGQKGIAILEVDEGSLKHVVKHLQPIAFVHTNVFRDQMDRYGEIYSIYQLMTDAAKQAPNATIIANGDSPLFNSVELPNPRIYFGFDYKPDHEVTPHYNTDGLLCPHCHKILQYQALTYANLGKYYCAHCDFKRPELTYKITELNELALTHSHFNINGHSFRIPVAGLYNIYNALAAYSVASFLGVKPDAIAQGFAGAGRVFGRQEIFEIDGKKVLLNLVKNPVGLNQVLELIGLDKNPFTLVSILNNRYADGTDVSWIWDGDYEQIVEFPIEKVITSGMRADEMTLRLKVAGINPDIITQVDTHDDIIQRIQQTDTEYVHILATYTAMLDLRDTLIKRGYLKK; encoded by the coding sequence ATGTCATTTAAGAGTACACTTGCACATTCTGCAGGTAAATTGACACGATGGGCATTGACTACTTTTACACGTGGAGGCAGCAGCTTGCCTGGTAAAGTCGCAACTACTATCGACCCAAATATATTAAGTTATTTAGCAAAAGATTATCATGTCATTATCATTACAGGTACCAATGGAAAGACCTTGACGACTGCTTTGACGGTTCAAGCACTGCAAACAACATTCACCCATATTATTACCAATCCAACCGGCAGTAACATGGCACAAGGTATCGTTAGTACCTTTTTATCAGCTCCCACCTTACCAAAAGGTCAAAAAGGGATTGCTATTTTAGAAGTTGACGAGGGATCACTCAAACACGTGGTGAAACATTTACAACCAATCGCATTTGTCCATACTAATGTCTTTCGTGACCAAATGGATCGTTACGGCGAAATTTACTCTATCTATCAATTGATGACAGATGCAGCTAAACAAGCACCGAATGCAACAATTATTGCCAATGGCGACTCACCTTTATTTAATTCAGTGGAATTACCAAATCCACGTATTTATTTTGGATTCGATTACAAACCTGACCATGAAGTGACACCACACTATAATACAGACGGTCTATTATGTCCACACTGCCACAAGATTTTGCAGTATCAGGCCTTAACTTATGCTAATCTCGGCAAATATTATTGTGCCCACTGTGATTTTAAACGTCCTGAATTAACTTATAAAATTACTGAATTAAACGAATTAGCCTTAACACATTCACACTTTAATATTAACGGACATTCATTCCGTATCCCAGTTGCAGGACTTTATAATATTTACAATGCTCTCGCTGCATACAGTGTCGCATCTTTCCTAGGTGTCAAACCGGACGCAATCGCTCAAGGTTTTGCTGGTGCTGGACGTGTCTTTGGTCGCCAAGAAATTTTTGAGATTGACGGTAAGAAAGTATTATTAAACCTTGTAAAAAATCCAGTAGGACTTAACCAAGTACTCGAACTGATTGGTTTAGACAAAAATCCATTTACATTAGTCAGCATTTTAAATAATCGTTATGCTGACGGAACTGACGTTAGTTGGATTTGGGACGGTGACTATGAACAAATTGTTGAGTTTCCAATTGAAAAAGTGATTACTTCTGGTATGCGTGCTGACGAAATGACATTACGTCTAAAAGTTGCTGGTATCAATCCTGACATCATCACACAAGTAGATACCCATGATGACATCATTCAACGTATTCAACAAACTGATACTGAATACGTCCACATCTTAGCAACTTATACAGCAATGTTAGATTTGCGTGATACATTGATTAAACGTGGTTATCTCAAAAAATAA
- a CDS encoding NAD(P)H-dependent oxidoreductase, translated as MKIIGLVGTNAEQSYNRQLLQYIQRKFKNLFEMEIMEIKDLPLFNQDEPGDDFAIRLLDNKIKRADGVIIATPEHNHTIPTALKSALEWLSFKVHPLENKPVMIVGASYYDQGSSRAQLHLRQILDAPGVNAYVLPGNEFLLGKVKEAFDEKGNLKEQRTIDFLESCLQNFVQYVNVIAALRKPQPIAEEDLTVSGKIATTIEGVDPDDPEWVEKAAKIVGAAEGNDYVKLDRGVLTVDQLNMFMRAMPFEFTYADDNNQFLYYNRQHQDPSQMVGPRAPEQAGNRLSTVHPPHTYKNVSWVIGTLRAGNQDHVRVIVPQPNKELINVHNYQAVYYPDGSYAGINELIFNFKPWLDWYLKETGQRLVGGAGSVDATSSASQSGGDYTPDATSGASESTPNADATAVDTTSGASEH; from the coding sequence ATGAAAATTATTGGACTAGTAGGCACAAATGCTGAACAATCATATAATCGTCAATTATTACAATATATTCAACGTAAATTCAAAAACTTGTTCGAAATGGAAATTATGGAGATAAAAGATTTACCTCTATTTAACCAAGACGAACCAGGAGATGATTTTGCGATTCGTCTATTAGATAATAAAATTAAACGTGCCGACGGTGTCATTATCGCGACACCTGAACATAATCATACCATTCCCACAGCCCTAAAAAGTGCTTTAGAATGGCTATCATTCAAAGTTCATCCTTTAGAAAATAAACCTGTTATGATTGTTGGGGCTTCTTATTACGACCAAGGTTCTTCACGTGCCCAACTACATTTACGCCAAATTCTTGACGCACCGGGTGTTAATGCCTATGTATTACCAGGAAATGAATTTTTATTAGGTAAAGTTAAAGAGGCATTTGACGAAAAAGGTAATTTAAAAGAGCAACGTACGATTGATTTCTTAGAATCATGTTTACAAAACTTTGTTCAATACGTCAATGTAATCGCAGCATTGAGAAAACCACAACCAATTGCTGAAGAAGATTTAACTGTATCTGGTAAAATTGCGACAACCATTGAGGGAGTAGACCCAGATGATCCTGAATGGGTTGAAAAAGCTGCTAAAATTGTTGGGGCTGCTGAGGGTAATGATTATGTCAAATTAGATCGTGGTGTCTTAACAGTAGACCAATTAAATATGTTTATGCGTGCAATGCCGTTTGAATTTACTTATGCTGATGACAACAACCAATTCTTGTACTATAACCGTCAACATCAAGACCCAAGTCAAATGGTTGGCCCACGTGCTCCTGAACAAGCAGGTAATCGTCTATCTACAGTTCACCCACCGCATACTTATAAAAATGTTAGCTGGGTAATCGGAACATTACGTGCAGGTAATCAAGATCATGTGCGTGTAATTGTACCACAACCAAATAAAGAGTTAATTAATGTCCACAACTACCAAGCAGTGTACTACCCAGACGGGTCATATGCCGGTATTAACGAATTAATCTTCAACTTCAAACCATGGTTGGATTGGTATCTTAAAGAAACTGGTCAACGTTTAGTCGGTGGTGCAGGTTCTGTTGATGCAACAAGTAGTGCCAGCCAAAGTGGTGGTGACTATACGCCGGACGCAACAAGTGGTGCAAGCGAAAGCACACCAAATGCCGACGCAACAGCTGTCGATACAACAAGCGGTGCAAGCGAGCATTAA
- the rpsN gene encoding 30S ribosomal protein S14 codes for MAKKSKIAKYEKQLKLVEQYAEIRKELKANKDYAGLAALPKNSNPNRLKLRDKIDGRPRGYMRKFGLSRVNFRQLAHKGLIPGVKKASW; via the coding sequence ATGGCAAAAAAATCAAAAATCGCAAAATATGAGAAACAATTGAAATTGGTAGAACAATATGCAGAAATTCGAAAAGAATTAAAAGCAAATAAGGATTACGCAGGATTAGCTGCTTTACCGAAAAATTCAAATCCGAATCGCTTGAAGTTGCGTGATAAAATCGACGGAAGACCACGTGGCTATATGCGTAAATTTGGCTTATCGCGGGTTAATTTCAGACAGTTAGCACATAAAGGATTAATTCCGGGTGTTAAAAAAGCTAGCTGGTAA
- a CDS encoding adenosylcobyric acid synthase, producing MTKTLRICHLYGNLLNTYGDNGNLLMIQYYAREKDYHVETTMVSLDDSFNADDFDIVFFGGGQDFEQKIIAQDCQRLIPELTRYIESDGVLLSICGGFQMLGQYYTTADGEQIKGLGILPHYTERQINSRFIGDIEIYDEVNQQTYYGFENHNGVTHLTDQLQPLGRVLKGNGNNGVDKTEGVHYKNTFGSYFHGPLLVRNEWLARHIVDLAIQQKEKQ from the coding sequence ATGACAAAAACACTACGCATCTGCCATTTATATGGTAACTTACTTAACACCTATGGTGATAATGGTAATTTATTAATGATTCAATACTATGCTCGTGAAAAAGACTATCATGTTGAAACCACTATGGTTAGCTTAGATGATTCATTTAATGCTGATGATTTTGATATTGTCTTTTTCGGTGGTGGACAAGACTTTGAACAAAAAATTATTGCCCAAGATTGCCAACGCTTAATTCCAGAATTAACACGCTATATTGAATCAGACGGTGTTCTGCTTTCAATTTGTGGGGGATTTCAAATGCTCGGTCAATATTATACAACGGCTGATGGCGAACAAATTAAAGGACTTGGCATTTTGCCACATTATACTGAACGTCAAATTAATAGCCGTTTTATTGGTGATATCGAAATTTATGACGAAGTGAATCAGCAAACTTATTACGGTTTTGAAAATCACAATGGTGTCACTCATTTGACCGACCAATTACAGCCTTTAGGACGTGTCTTAAAAGGAAACGGTAATAATGGTGTGGATAAAACGGAGGGTGTCCACTACAAAAATACCTTTGGCTCTTATTTCCATGGCCCTTTACTTGTTCGCAATGAATGGTTAGCTCGCCACATTGTTGACTTAGCTATTCAACAAAAAGAAAAACAATAG
- the pgmB gene encoding beta-phosphoglucomutase: protein MKGALFDLDGVIADTAVYHFAAWRNLVKKHFNAELPDELEEKTKGVSREDSLKVILDYLNIELDEDVFDNLAEEKNDAYVKALDALTEKDILPGISQLLIELKNHSVKLALASASKNGPLILEKLGLSNQFDAIADPSKVANGKPAPDIFLAAAHALGLNPADCIGVEDSVAGVTAINAAGSVSIATGGSELDHAHKRFDSTADLNFKEIEDAWVAFHK from the coding sequence ATGAAAGGTGCTTTATTTGATTTAGACGGAGTCATTGCAGATACAGCTGTTTACCATTTTGCTGCTTGGAGAAATCTTGTCAAAAAACATTTTAATGCCGAACTGCCTGATGAGTTAGAAGAAAAAACTAAAGGGGTTAGTCGTGAAGATTCATTGAAAGTCATTTTAGACTACCTCAATATCGAACTAGACGAAGATGTATTTGATAATTTAGCTGAAGAAAAAAATGATGCTTATGTCAAAGCGTTAGATGCATTGACTGAAAAAGATATTTTACCTGGAATTTCCCAGCTGCTTATCGAACTTAAAAATCATAGCGTTAAATTAGCACTAGCTTCTGCTAGCAAAAACGGTCCCCTTATTTTAGAAAAACTAGGGTTATCCAATCAATTCGATGCTATTGCTGACCCTAGTAAAGTTGCTAATGGAAAACCTGCACCAGATATCTTCCTAGCTGCTGCTCACGCTTTAGGACTAAATCCAGCTGATTGTATCGGAGTGGAAGATTCAGTAGCTGGTGTAACAGCGATTAACGCTGCTGGTAGTGTATCCATTGCGACTGGTGGTTCTGAACTCGACCACGCTCATAAACGTTTTGACAGTACTGCCGACTTGAATTTCAAAGAAATAGAAGACGCTTGGGTAGCATTTCATAAATAA
- a CDS encoding M42 family metallopeptidase, with translation MSINEELLVQLTQANGIGGNEGQIRQLFKDATKDVAETFLEDGLGGVFAQHTGKADGPRVMIAGHMDEVGFMVSQITDKGFLKFVPIGGWWSQVVLAQQVTITTRDGKTFHGVTGSKPPHVLSAEARKQPVDLQDVFVDLGASSKEEVLSWGIRPGDMITPYIETRRLNGTPFLLGKAWDNRIGVAVAIEVLRELVVSGHDTVLFSGANVQEEVGLRGAKAATHLLRPDITIALDTGTAGDTPGMTPKEADSELGKGPQVIIYDASMIAHKGLREFVIDIAEEENIPFQYTFITGGGTDAGAQHQSLDGIPSIAITIPVRYLHSHTSMIHEDDYKNTIRLVTAIIKRLNHESVQQIRDNA, from the coding sequence GTGTCGATTAATGAAGAATTATTAGTTCAATTAACTCAAGCCAATGGTATTGGTGGGAATGAAGGTCAAATTCGTCAACTATTTAAAGATGCAACCAAAGATGTTGCTGAAACATTTTTAGAAGACGGATTAGGTGGTGTGTTTGCACAACATACTGGTAAGGCAGACGGCCCACGTGTCATGATTGCAGGGCACATGGACGAAGTTGGTTTTATGGTTAGCCAAATTACTGACAAAGGATTTTTAAAATTCGTACCAATCGGTGGCTGGTGGAGCCAAGTGGTATTAGCACAACAAGTGACGATTACTACACGTGATGGTAAAACATTCCATGGTGTAACAGGTTCAAAACCACCCCATGTATTATCAGCTGAAGCCCGCAAACAACCAGTAGATTTACAAGATGTTTTTGTAGATTTAGGTGCTAGCTCGAAAGAAGAAGTATTATCGTGGGGAATCCGTCCAGGCGATATGATTACACCTTATATCGAAACTCGCCGTTTAAACGGCACGCCATTTTTATTAGGGAAAGCATGGGATAATCGTATCGGTGTAGCCGTAGCGATTGAAGTATTGCGTGAATTAGTTGTTTCAGGGCATGACACTGTATTATTTTCTGGTGCTAATGTTCAAGAAGAAGTGGGCTTACGTGGAGCGAAAGCTGCGACACATTTATTACGTCCAGATATTACGATTGCTTTGGATACAGGTACAGCGGGTGATACTCCAGGCATGACACCGAAAGAAGCGGATAGTGAATTAGGTAAAGGGCCACAAGTGATTATTTATGATGCCTCAATGATTGCACATAAAGGTTTGCGTGAATTTGTAATTGATATTGCTGAAGAAGAAAACATTCCATTCCAATATACGTTTATTACAGGTGGTGGTACTGATGCAGGGGCACAACATCAAAGTTTAGACGGTATTCCGTCCATTGCGATTACAATTCCAGTGCGTTACTTACATTCACATACTTCAATGATTCATGAAGATGATTATAAAAATACGATTCGTTTGGTAACTGCGATTATTAAACGTTTAAATCATGAGAGTGTACAACAAATTCGTGATAATGCGTAG
- a CDS encoding MBL fold metallo-hydrolase, with translation MKLYCIGSAGGYPMGDNGTTSYVVTSTDEQFHLLLDAGSGSALAIEHYLPVNQLNAVWLSHDHPDHSADIGIFQHLFFLKKPASEHGMIPIYLNENSKLWPIMMDDASTKALPYRIQEPMTIGPFKVQFIQTTHPVECAAIRLEEESTGKVLVYTADSGWQDSLVEFATGADVLVVDTNFSRSFGQNVLHMTSEEVATLANRAKVKHLVVTHIPPQADAEQIMAEVKEVANATIKVSRALPRIEWEF, from the coding sequence ATGAAATTATATTGTATAGGGTCAGCTGGTGGCTATCCAATGGGTGACAATGGGACTACCTCGTATGTTGTTACTTCAACGGACGAACAGTTTCATTTGTTACTTGATGCTGGTAGTGGCTCAGCCTTGGCGATTGAACATTATTTGCCAGTTAATCAATTAAATGCTGTTTGGTTAAGTCATGACCACCCAGACCATAGTGCAGATATTGGTATTTTTCAACATTTGTTTTTCTTGAAAAAACCAGCCAGTGAACACGGAATGATTCCAATTTATTTGAACGAAAATTCGAAATTATGGCCGATTATGATGGATGATGCGAGTACAAAAGCGTTACCATATCGTATTCAAGAACCTATGACGATTGGGCCTTTTAAAGTGCAGTTTATTCAAACGACTCACCCAGTGGAGTGTGCAGCCATTCGATTAGAAGAAGAGTCGACAGGCAAAGTATTAGTTTATACAGCAGATTCGGGCTGGCAAGATTCTTTGGTTGAGTTTGCAACGGGTGCAGATGTTTTAGTGGTAGATACGAATTTTAGCCGTTCATTTGGGCAAAATGTCCTACACATGACGAGTGAAGAAGTTGCGACATTAGCTAATCGTGCTAAAGTGAAACACTTGGTGGTAACGCATATTCCACCACAAGCAGATGCTGAACAAATTATGGCAGAAGTAAAAGAAGTGGCGAATGCAACGATTAAGGTATCCAGAGCATTACCACGAATCGAATGGGAATTTTAA
- the rpmG gene encoding 50S ribosomal protein L33 → MRVNILMECTETGERCYITSKNKRNNPDRLELKKYSPKLRRRAIFREVKK, encoded by the coding sequence ATGCGAGTAAATATTTTAATGGAATGTACAGAAACAGGAGAACGTTGCTATATTACAAGTAAAAATAAACGTAATAATCCAGATCGTTTAGAGTTGAAAAAATATTCTCCAAAATTAAGACGTCGTGCAATTTTTAGAGAAGTGAAAAAATAA
- a CDS encoding helix-turn-helix domain-containing protein, with protein MNLNELEIYLHHINVFEKKQRDTGISINDFPTLGTSYSAYVDPTYNIIRFPKEAFFTDNQKIFINQHNRFAPMIEHLHDFIEMTYVYAGSCTQVIHGETVILPQGSLCVLDKDVPHSIHPLGEEDILINILINEETFSSLFLFQLQNEASLISNFLADAFNKQASHDQYMIFDTNLSEHFHQQIQLFLAEYWSYQNKRETFLDHYMQLILMELIRIFRTNNLSMHRDATFDYGKILTFIDENHQNLKLQDLSKVFGYNSNYLSNMLKKYIGKSFQEILLEKRLLIASDLLRNTNFSIDTIASEAGFNNTSYFFRQFKKYYHCTPKEFRKKS; from the coding sequence ATGAATCTTAACGAACTAGAAATATATCTACATCATATTAATGTTTTTGAAAAGAAGCAGAGAGATACCGGAATATCTATCAATGATTTCCCAACATTAGGTACTTCCTACTCGGCTTATGTCGACCCTACTTATAATATTATTCGATTCCCTAAGGAAGCTTTTTTTACAGATAATCAAAAAATATTTATCAATCAACATAATCGTTTTGCTCCTATGATTGAACATCTACATGATTTTATTGAAATGACTTATGTATATGCAGGTAGCTGCACTCAAGTTATTCATGGCGAAACTGTCATTCTTCCCCAAGGAAGTCTATGTGTACTAGATAAAGATGTGCCACATTCTATCCACCCACTAGGAGAAGAAGATATATTAATCAATATTCTCATCAATGAAGAAACATTTTCTTCACTCTTTTTATTTCAATTACAAAATGAAGCTAGTTTAATCTCAAATTTCCTTGCCGATGCTTTTAACAAACAGGCAAGTCATGACCAATATATGATTTTTGATACCAATTTAAGCGAACATTTTCATCAACAAATACAACTCTTTTTAGCAGAATATTGGTCCTATCAAAATAAACGTGAAACTTTCCTAGACCATTATATGCAGCTCATATTAATGGAATTAATTCGTATCTTTCGTACCAATAATCTTTCCATGCATCGTGATGCCACTTTTGATTACGGAAAAATTTTGACTTTTATCGATGAAAATCATCAAAATTTAAAACTCCAAGATTTATCCAAAGTATTTGGCTATAACAGCAATTACCTAAGTAATATGCTCAAAAAATATATTGGCAAAAGCTTTCAAGAAATATTACTTGAGAAACGTTTATTAATTGCATCAGACTTGCTCCGTAATACAAATTTTTCGATTGATACAATCGCTAGTGAAGCCGGATTTAACAATACGAGTTATTTTTTCCGTCAATTTAAAAAATATTATCATTGCACACCGAAAGAATTTCGCAAGAAATCTTGA
- a CDS encoding putative metal homeostasis protein, with translation MTAMNTSNAYRYLDSPNIKTRKRARRVIKEAKRNKKGIR, from the coding sequence ATGACTGCAATGAATACATCAAATGCTTATCGTTACTTAGATAGTCCAAATATAAAAACACGTAAACGTGCACGACGTGTCATTAAGGAAGCTAAGCGTAATAAAAAAGGTATTCGATAA
- a CDS encoding lipoate--protein ligase, translating into MIFVDNGNNYDASVNIALETYLVENKLVDEPILLFYINKPSIIIGRNQNTIEEVNQPYLDEHGIQVVRRMSGGGAVYHDLGNVSFCFIKDDDGSFRDFASFTKPVIDALHKLGATGAELQGRNDLLIDGKKFSGNAMYAKDGRMTAHGTILFNSDLDEVNNALKPRKEKIESKGIKSVRSRVTNIAPYVNDEYKSLSIEEFRDVLLLEIFGVQSKEEVPQYMLTEEDWKKVYEIREQRFGNWDWNYGESPAFDIEKSKKFDFGFVDFRFNVVAGKVSSAKIYGDFFGLGDIKDVEDALIDVRFTKEDFLAAFENIDVNKYFGRVTQEELMDLLFG; encoded by the coding sequence ATGATTTTTGTTGACAATGGAAATAATTATGATGCAAGTGTCAATATTGCATTAGAAACTTATCTTGTTGAAAATAAATTAGTAGACGAACCGATTTTATTGTTTTATATTAATAAACCGTCAATTATTATTGGGCGTAACCAAAATACGATTGAAGAAGTGAATCAGCCTTATTTAGATGAACATGGTATACAAGTTGTACGTCGTATGTCTGGCGGTGGTGCGGTTTATCATGATTTAGGAAATGTCTCATTCTGCTTTATTAAAGATGATGACGGCTCGTTTCGTGATTTTGCAAGTTTTACAAAACCGGTGATTGATGCCTTACATAAATTAGGTGCAACAGGTGCTGAATTACAAGGACGTAATGATTTATTGATTGACGGTAAGAAGTTCTCCGGCAATGCGATGTATGCAAAAGACGGTCGTATGACAGCCCATGGTACTATTTTATTTAATTCAGATTTAGATGAAGTAAATAATGCTTTGAAACCACGCAAAGAAAAAATCGAATCTAAAGGGATTAAATCAGTTCGTTCTCGTGTAACGAATATTGCACCGTATGTGAACGATGAATATAAATCATTATCAATCGAAGAATTTCGTGATGTGTTATTGTTAGAAATTTTTGGTGTGCAATCAAAAGAAGAAGTACCACAATATATGTTGACGGAAGAAGATTGGAAAAAAGTTTATGAAATTCGTGAGCAACGTTTTGGTAATTGGGATTGGAATTACGGCGAATCGCCAGCATTTGATATTGAGAAAAGTAAGAAATTTGACTTTGGTTTCGTTGATTTCCGTTTCAATGTTGTAGCCGGAAAAGTAAGTTCAGCTAAAATTTATGGTGATTTCTTTGGATTAGGGGATATTAAAGACGTTGAAGATGCTTTAATTGATGTCCGCTTTACAAAAGAAGACTTTTTAGCTGCGTTTGAAAATATTGATGTGAATAAATATTTTGGTCGTGTGACACAAGAAGAATTAATGGACTTGTTGTTTGGCTAG